The following is a genomic window from Tetrapisispora phaffii CBS 4417 chromosome 12, complete genome.
AACGGTAACTTTATAAGGATTAATGACGGTCGATGAGAATGATCTCTTGGCAATTCTTGAGAACATggttgatatatatatgtgtgtgtatgtgCACGCTTAGGGATGATACGACCCTCATAAATTGCAAACAACACAACAACCAAATAAGTGTTAAATCTTGTTATACAATTATCAACTAACCTCTCCCTTTATATAGATTCCAGCACGCCAATCCCTTCGTTAATTGGCCAATCAAGAATTAGAGGCCTAAGAGCCTTCGGGTAATGAAACCTGGGACTGCTATTGGAGGATGGAAGATGGGACCAGAGGCACATAGGATGAGATCGAGCTGTATAAGAGACGAGTTATTGCATTGATTATACAcgtataaatatatacaatcTAGAGTTTCATTAGCGTTACACAAGGGACTGGGAGGGGATTCATTGATGTTGGGCTTGGTCGAACATGTCGTCGATGTTGGTGCCGACGTATAGTCTCAACTGCTTTCTTGTAGCGGGCATAACTTTACAACGAACCATGATGTCGTGAGAGGGGGACTCCTTTGCCAGCCTGTCATACGCTTGGAATCTGTGGCAGCCTCCAAAGGCAAAATAGTATGTTTGCCCCTGTTCACGGACACTCATCACGTCGATAGGAGGGAGGTTCCCGTCTTTGAAGGTCTCTGCATCGGCCAGAGAACAGGTCTTGGAGGCCTGTGGGGTGCCTTTGTAAGTGGACACCATGGCATCGATCTTCTGGTAATCCAGCACAGGCTGGATAGGCCTGCGGATCTGCGATAGCGGTAGTTCGCTCACTTTCAAAAGGTTACTGGTTTGGATAGACATAGCTTGTAGTCGTTGGaggtttttgttttctgaAGCACCAGACCATTGCAACTTGGCAGACGCATCGAGTGTCTGGCAAACAGTACCATTTTCACAGCACGTTTATATACTTCTCAGAACCCAGGAAACAATTAGCTCACCTCTCGTAAAATGCACCTACTCTGCTAATGTACTAAAGTAAGCGTCTGTGTGAATCGAGGCCCTGAGGCGCTTCCCAAGACAGAAGGCAGGGTTACCCAGCCCATGCACATACAATGTTACCCGGATACGATACACAACATTACCCGGTTATGCAGCGATAACCGGGTAAGTAATTGTGTTGGCCGGGTTGCGTATTTATTTGCCGGCCGGGTAATATCAGTTTTTTCCGTCCCGCAATCGAAAAACGTTCACAACATGTCACGGTGGAATGGGTCGATTGGTGAGATCTGAGAGCCCCAGTGGTCCAAGGTCATGGGCAAAGACAAGGTCGACGATCACCGCAGCTGCGTTTGTTATAATTTGAAGTCGGGAAACACTGCTTGGATTAGTATATCTTGGGGGCCGCATATACTGTTTAACTGCGAATTGCTCATCAACGCTCCGAACACTCCCAATCTGCTTATTGCATAGTGAAGCTGCGTGTTCGAAAATGAATCTACGATTGGAATTGACAAGGTTTTTGAACGTCTGCTTTATACTGTCGTCGACGTTCATGGTATGGAAGGGACTCTCCGTGGTCACAGACTCACATTCTCCGATTGTCGTCGTTATTTCTGGGTCCATGGAGCCAGCTTTCCAAAGAGGTGACGTCTTATTCTTATGGAACAGAAACGAGCTCAACAAAGTCGGTGATATTGTGGTCTACGAACAGAATTCCAAGAGTATCCCAATTGTGCACAGGGTGTTAAGAGAACATCACTCACAGAGCTCCTCAAACAGTAAACAGCTCTTACTCACAAAGGGTGACAACAATGCAGGTAACGATATCTCTTTATACGCAGACAGAAACATTTACTTAGATAAACAGAATGATATAGTAGGGACTGTCAAGGGTTACTTACCAAAAGTGGGTTATATCACTATATGGATCTCTGAAAACCAATATGCAAAGTATGGGCTAATGGGACTGATTGCTCTGAGTTCGTTGTTCTCGACGGAGTAGGTCGCACGGTTTCACAGCATACACGCACACACATGacacacacatacacaCCGAGTTAGTTAGATacataaaattgatattaattaaattaatgtGAATGGCAgtatattttgaagaaatgcacatatatattacaaaCTAATAATCTAGATCATTGGATTTAGCTAATGTTCTTTTTCTACCTAACGTCTCAGAAACTCGAGGTGCTTGACTATTTACCATCCTTTTCTTCAACTGCTGTTGATGTTCAGATAGTAATCTCTCTCTCAATGTATCGTTATCTTCCAACGCCGTGTATTCCGGGGTATCTTTAAGAAGTTCTTGTAAATCGGAATACTTGTCAGTAGCAACGTTAACGTGCTTCTTGAACATCCTTTCCAACATCAGTTTGAAGTAACGTTTTTTCTGCTCAAGAATACGTCTTTCTGTCTGTTTGCGCTCGTTCTCTTTTTCCTTCCAATTTTTGAACAAGGCTTCAATAAGCAGGTCCATGTCCACATCATCGACATTATCTTTCAGTCTTGGATCTTGtgttaaataatttttcactgTTGTATGTTCATCTTGTACCTTTGAAGAGGAATCAGGTATTCGAAAGCCGTTGTCCAGAAGAATCTGGTCGGCAACTAATCTATGTGCATAAATTACATTTTTCTTCTCTCCCACAAGGTCTAAGAATATGTCATACGCATTGGAACCATTTCTTCCAAGCATGCCCAAAAATTCCTCTTCTTTACAGATATTCGGGTAGACTTGTTCCCACGTTGTGTTGGCTCTAATCGTATCACCTTTCGTGGTTTTCACGTTGCTCAACATTTCTTTGTAACGATCTCTAGCTAATCTGTCCTGTGTATTATTATGCGCCTGTAATGTCTCCAGTTTTCTCTCCATTTGATTTCTCAAactatttataatattaatatactCTTCAAGCACCTCATATTTAGACAATACTTGAAAATGTTTGTTAGCcatatatcttttattgttttcGAACAGGTATTGTTCTGAAACTTTTTTCCAAGAGAGGGGATCAGCAATTGCAATATCTGCACCATCAGTATGAAGGATGTTATGTAGATACTCCCTGACTTCTTTCAAAGCGTTTTCCTTTAATTGTTTGTCAGCTTCAGTTTGACGTTTGAGAAGCTTATCGATATATTCCTTaaatgttttcttttttatcgACTCACTGACTGTGGAATGCTTGTAGATAGGTTCATTTGAGATCAGCTTCTTTACAGTCTTCCATCTTGagtaatatttgatttccTCATGCTCTTTCAGCATATTCACATACGCTTCTTTGAACTTATTGATTTCAGAGTATTCCTTAATCAGCTGATCCTCCGATCTATTGGATAGGTACTTCTCAAACATGTCTTGTTTCCAAAGTGGGTCATCGTCCACTACCCAATACCTCGGATCTGTACTGCCTAACTCTGCAATAATCTTCCTAAACGACCAGGTCGCATCCACATTATTGTCCTTCAACATTGCAATGAAATCCTTTTCAGCATCTTCCTTCGACTTTGAATCAACGTGCAAGATCTTTGATCGGGTGTCAGACTTGCTCAATACTCGCGTAGTAGCAACCTTGACGTCTTCTTTTACTTCTGGCTCAGATCTCACCTCCTTCTTACCTCTAGAAACCTCGGTTGTGGCATCCTCAAATTTAGGTGCCTCCCATCGAGACTCTCCAGTAGACGAATTATAGTAGTACAGTTTCCCGTCTTTCGTCCTGGCAACCCCCCAGCCATGCTGCTTCAATGTCTCGATATCTGCCGACACTCCAGGCTTTTCCCATTGCGATACACCAGTCTTGGTGTTGTAGTAGTACACTTTCCCATTGCTATCTTTGGCGGTCCTCCAGAGACTATCGGCTCCCATAATAGCAGTCGCAAATTTAAACAGAGAGTTCTACACTATCGGCAATACAAAACGTATCTCAAGTACTGGTATCCCTCCACCAAAACACCTTCTAAACTCACAACACAAAAAGATCCATCTGTTCTTATATCTGCATGTCATTGGGCATCTCGAGTTCCTTCAACTGAAATTTCGTTGCGGGCATCGGAACCAAACAGACGAGTTGGGAGATGATTATGGCGAGGGTCTTGAAGGGACACACAGAGTCAGTCCCTTGAGAGGACTATGCATGGAGTGTTTATAACGGTCTCAAAGGTCTTGAAGAGTATCCTAATCGTAGCAGTTCGTTTTTAGGACAAGCATGGGCACCTTCCAGGGTTGGGTTGGTAAGTCGGTCTGGGATTTGAGTTGAGATGCGCTGGTGGTGGCTTAAACCCGGGTTCAATGGCTCAATTGCTTCACCGGGTGTACATGCAGTGGTGTCAGCATGTCTGCATCGGTGCTGACCTCCACTACACTGGTTGGTGTTGGGACTGCACTTGCGTAACCGGTGTTTCTGCCCGGTCACGTGCATTGTTGTAAAGGGGCACCGGAGCGCTTAGACAAAGCAATTTTGGTGAACCAGTAATGAAACTTTCAGTAACCAAATGGACAATGACAAGTATTTAAAACGATTCAATTCTGTGAAGTTATTGGGTTGCCACTTTGCACTGTTGCAGTACACCAACACAGGAATAACACACTCCGTACACACAATTCCATTGGTACCAGCCCATAATGTCCCAGTCCCTACGTCCCTATTTGAATGCTGTGCGCTACTCGTTGGAGGCAGCTTTGACACTAAGAAACTTCTCCTCGCAAGAGGTCGAAAGACACAACAGACCTGAAGTTGAGGTCCCTAATACCAGTGCTGAACTGTTGTTACAACCTATGCATGTATCCCGTAACGAGAATGAACAGGTGCTGATTGAGTCAAGTGTGAACTCCGTTAGGGTCTCTATTAAAGTGAAACAAGCCGATGAGATCGAGCAGATTTTAGTGCATAAGTTTACCAGATTTTTGGAACAACGTGCAGAGGCTTTCCAAATCTTGAGAAGAGAGCCAATCCAAGACTTCAGCATCTCCTTTTTGATCACCAACAAGCACACAGAGACCTTGAAGACAGATAAACTAATCGATTTCATCATCGAGTTCATGGAGGAAGTAGACAAGGAAATTAGtgaaatgaaattgttcTTAAATGCTAGAGCAAGATTCGTGGCAGAAGCCTATTTGGGTGAATTTgtatattgatttatatattttatataacttCCAGTTAGAACCTGTTAAtatgaaaacaataaataaatgaatacGTCTAAATTAAggtatatatttgaataactATGTATCCACAATCcagtttttaaaatatgtacATGGGTTTCTGAGTTCTAAAAGGATTAGCTGTATTCACGAGGAAATGCAAATGAAGTCAAATACTAAAGAAATCTGGACACTTTATTATCCTTAACAGCATCTGAAAGGTTCCCAGGATTTTCGACGATAACGTGAACATCTGTTTTCGCCTCGTAGTTATTTCCTCTAtgtttctctttcttcatTTCTTCCTGTAACATCTCTTTATCCGTCAATATATCTTCATGCTTACTAGACCCTTCAACACTTGTCGACAAAGCTTGTTTAACGTCTATATCTTTATTCATGTCTTCTAATAGTTCGTTCCACAGTGAATTCAAATCTTGATCATCACGTTGTGCTTTCCCTGCTCCACTGGCACTTCTCATGTTCTTTCTGTTTGGATCAGAAGTCGAGTATGCGTTTGTGGAGAGTCTCAATTTGTCTTTCATACCTTTGCCATTTGATTGAAGCTCATGTCTTTGGAAGAGTTTATTGACTAATACCATTTCTTTATCCAATTCAAAATCCGTATCACCTTGGGAAGCCCTATAAATCAAGGATCTCAATATATCATTCTTCAACGAATACCTCCTATCCAACTCGACCAACTCCTTCTTAGCATCACTGACATTTGTCAATATCGAGCCAAAAATCAACAGTACCAATGCAGGTTTTAGTATAGATTTATCAAACCTGGATGGTTTTTTGTAGGAACTGGGCCCAGTCGCCGCAGTTTGCGAATATGCACGTCTTGATACAGTTATAAGCAGATTTCTACTCCTTACAGACCACATTAATATTTAGTGTTATGCATTTATATGCATTACTGGCCAAGTATTTGATTATTCTaacatttatttaatatttgatatttatttatcaattcCCTTTATATAGTTAATTAGCCGATCTCACTTACTCACTATAAAAAAGTAAATGATGGTTAATTTAATGACAAGATTATCGCTGAATGAGTTGAAAGCAGAACAGTGTAAAGTTTCTTGTTATTCGTTAGGTATCGTTACAGTAATTCATtataagaatattatttaatataatcGAGTGTTTTCTATTTTACAAAAGTTATTTGTTAATTAGTTGTTCGATGTTTCCAAAGTTTAATTCGCTACCTGGAGCAGCAGTTGGATCCATCTCATCACCTAGCCAATTGGCTTGATGGGATATCTCGTTCCACATTTTATTATCGTCATAGCCTATTTTATTTAGGCTTTccaataaatattcaagatCTGTGTTATTATATGTGCAAGGTGGGTTAAGTTGATGGACGTTTTCTGTCATCACTTCTGTTTCTGATTTTGTAAGATCACTCTGCTTACCTTGAGCTAGAGATTCATTAACAATGTTGGTGAATGGGAGCATACCAAAACTTTTGATTCTTGATAAACTATCGGTTCCTGCTAAATGAACTACGTTTGGGGGAAACTTTCTCTCATCCTTAATTGCCATGTCATCCGAGAGATGCGAATCTTGATATTGTGATTCATCCGCATCGGTTAAATACGTGTTTAAGTTTACAAAAGAATCATAAGAGtctttgtttttctttatcttcttAATTAACCTTTTATTGGATAGATTGGCATTCTCCATTCGGAAGCTTGATTTTAAACTATCTGAAGGATCCTCCGAAATGGTATTCACTGCTTCTTCCGAAGAATCAGTTCCATATGGCGCATCATCgttgaattttttgatcAAATCCTTGGCAATAGCATGGAAATCTAATTTAGCCATTAAATTAAGTAATTGTGTTTTCCTAATAATCGCAGGCTCGCTTCCAAGACTGACcattttttgtaatattataagGGAATGTTCTATGTGTATCATTGTTTGATCATTTACACCAAATGTTGCGTTGAATAAGTTGAGAGTAAATGCGgcagaaaataaatattctcTATCCATAAATCCGAATAGAGATACCATATTTTGTTCATAAAGTGACCACAGTGCTCGTATGGTATTAATGGAAGCTCGCAATGAACTATTCAATAAACttaaaattgttgaagaGTAATTTTGTAAGTTGATATATGTTCCATGTGAAGTTTTACCAGTTGATTTTACATCAAGCATTCcatatttttcatctttCAATCTAATGGTAatgaaatgaaataatacTGGTCTTAATGTTATATTAATACCATGGAAGTACTCAGTATAAATATTTGTCAATTTTcttgatattttgaaattattatcatgaACATGAAAATCAAATTGTAGACATAGCGGTAAACTTGATCTCCATTGTAATAAGTCGTTTAATATACCTTTTAGAAttggtaaaatatttgaagttGGTTGTTtatgatataattttgaCAGAATTTTACCATTTATTTGAACAATTTTAACACAGTTAGTTAAACTTGTTGCACTTGAGAActtgaaattattattatttttattatttaattcagtTTGATTGTTTGGGCTATTGACAGTggaattttcaaaaaagtGATTAGACGGTAAAACTGTcgatatattattatcagaTAAATTTAGCGGTAAACCTGCTTTACTACTAAAcattctttcaaaaatataaattgtCCACCATAATCTTCTCTTATGTTCCATTTCGAACGGATTCAAATTATTGCTTTGAGATTCCACATGCCATCCTAATAAAAGACATGCTCTTACTGTTTGACCTAAACATAAATAAGAATTTATTGTGGAATCAATGACTTGTAAATAGAAACAATATAGGAACATTGCCTCAATACCATTCGAATCTGAAGTGAGAATTGCATCGATATTATTCAGACTGAAAATCTTATCGAAAAGAGAGATCGATTGTTCGAAAAACTTATAgttttttaaatcattaCTTTCATCTGAGTTACCAAGTAAGTACATTTCACCGATaccaaatattaataacattttcaCTAACCAGATCCCATTACAATAGTATGCTTTCTCATTAGATTGAGAATTACTTTTATTCACGAGTTTATAAACAtgtttcaattcttttctAAAGATTCCttcattaaagaaatagaaacaatcacaattaaaatcaatgaaaGTTTGCAAAATATCTTTTGCTTCAGTGTAATTCGGCAGGTGTACGTCTTTGAGGTTTATAAGAACCGGTGGATTTGTTGGAGAGAAACAAACTTGATTGAACTTGGGGTAATTACtgtctttatttttatctgCGTATATgtattttgaaatcaacGATTGGATCTCCAAATTGAACAATGTCATCGAAGAGGATCCTATAAAATAGTAATTCAAACCGTACTGTGACTCTACTAACCTACCACTTCTAATTTGATAATTACATTCAAATGACTCATCCTCATCGGCTACAGTCCCATTTTCAGTGCCATTTGTTCTTGCAATCCCATTGTGACCTGTGTTACTGTTACGATCTTGTAAATTTGTTGGATTAAAgtttgttttatttgattgtaACTGattttctaaaaattttattctttGTTGTAATCCATTTAcataatttaatgatacTGTGATTTTCTGATTCTTGTCACTATAGTTGCAAACAAGATTCCTTAAATGACAATACCTACATTTAGCGCCAGTATTAATGCCACTGATGTCGGTACTATTCTCTTGTTTCAAACACTTAGTATGCGACTTCCTGCAATTATTGCACGCCACATTGGAACTACTTTTTTTAGTAACTTTCTCACGTTTGGGGGGTGCCATACcctatattttttgaataaatctGGGCCACCTGTATGCTTATATCAACCACGCCATTATTTTACGTACTGATACAGTgacttatatatatagataaagaaataaatataacgGTTTAAAAATTAGCCGCTTATAAAACAAGGGATTTTCTTATCTGTTAAATATGTATAACGTTGTAtatgttttgttttttcaaaaaaacaacaacaaagCACATGACACAAAAACCACCGACATGATGGCGACACAAAAATCGATAAAGAACTAGGTAAATCCTTTTTTTTGAGACATGTCGTTACCCGCCTTTCCCAACAACTTTTACCTGCCTGTGTCCGCGTCCTCTGCGCCTCTGCCGCAAGCACAACGGTCACGTCCTGCCTTTTACCCCGACCCACCCTGTTTTAACCACCCTCTCACCCACCTCAGCGGCTAAAAAAGAGAAGCAATTATAGTCCCCGCCCGCATTACCCGCACGAACGCACACACACACGCACAGTGTAAACCACCTCTTCCGTACATAGACTGTGAATAAAAAGCTCttggttttattttttgttggGTAAAAAGTTGTGAGAGGAAAAAAGCTGTTGGATTTTTTCATTCGTTTTTGTGTCTGTAAATTTGAAGAGTGCAAATCATTCTTTCTCTATAACGGAATAAAAAACCACATGATTTAGAATCTTAGAATATGTAGATTGTTTAACAACTATTATAAAAGTTTGATGCAAACCAATATAAAGAGAACTAGCAATACAAAGATCTCAAGCAAGTTCCAACAACTCATACAAGACAGAAACCAACTGTCTGTTTCGGTTTGCAAAGGAGAAGACATTGgaaagaattttttttatagGCACAAAGGAACATACATACTCTCTCTACAACGAGAACCATCGTATTCGTTgtgaaatttaaaacacCCTTTCCTCTAGCAACACaagcatatatatatataaagaagacttttttttcactttctAAGAGGAGATATGGCTGAGGTTAATCGTGAGTCTGGAAATCCAATAGTTAGGAAAAACGAGATATTCGACGTTCTAGACGAGTTTTTATACCCAAATAGCAGTCCTAGTAATTCAAAAGgcaataaattcaataataataacaacatAATGAAATCAAACGTAAATGATTTCGATGAAGAAATCTTTAATGCCTTTATAAAGACAGATTCTTTGGATTTTAGACAACATGATGATCACAATGATTATCGTGATGTTACAAAAGTGAAAGCAGAGGCAGATGCAGGCACTGGGGTGACTTTGGATCAATATAATGACACTAAGGTATACGAGCACGGTTATAGTTTGAATGCAGAAAATCATTCTTTTATGGCAACTAACGGCGATGAAAAGCAAGATGATGATGGAATCACCACCACCACAACTATGGATAATGATGGTACACATAAAAAAACGAAATCTAGCATCACGAACACACAGAATATTTAcgaaattttaattgaaaatacaGTTTCATTTGGAGAAAGAGACGTTTCGGTTAGTTCAAATTTAGATTCTCATGATACTTTAGCAAGTCTTAAAAATgctgaagaaaaattaaataaaataaacgAATTAGTTAATATggatgaaaatttattaccaaataaattaataatatccaAGTTGCCACACCAATGTCGTGTagaaaatcaaattaatatttcaattcaaatTGAACCACCATTAACAAAACAGCATATTTTACATCTGTCATCGAATAATGTGgctaaaaataaattatttttatcaaaagatattgataattatCCAAAAAACTTTTTGGATGAAATTGTTTTCTTAGAGTCCTTTTTACTATGTTCAGAGacaaataaaattgcaAATGTATGCCCAATGTGTATAAACAGAGAACAAAGAAGAGCatcaagaagaaaatcaGGATTATGTGATAATATACTATGGTgtcaaaatgaaaatagaAGTGCATTGATATTCAACTCAAAACAAATTTTACCAATTAGTAGTGTAGCTAAACATTTACAAGCCTTTAAGTTAACAGCAAGAATGGTATGTTATTCAAGGCATCATAAATCATCAAAAggttttaaaattttatttatattgaaaaacttACATGGCGATCTTTTAGCTAAATCTATTTCtgattcaatattaattatgGATAAAAAACCAAGTTCCTCAATGAATGGagaatcaaataaaaataaatctgCAACATCTTCAAACTTCAAAACTAATGCATCATTATCACCATCgaatgataaaaaaaataagcATAGTAAGACTTATTCTAACAGTAATACAGATTTAAGTATGGACATCGATAGTAATATGGACACAGATGCTTAttattcaacaaatttatCTGAAGCTAGTACAAATTATGCATCTATGAGCGACGCTCAATATAATACAAATCAAATTGTACAACCCTACACTCATAATACTTCTCTCCCCAATGTTAATGATCCAAACGCAATGATGCTTCCTTCTCAAAATAATGAGTACGATAGCAATAATCATAATGGAAATTCTATGTTTAATTTCACATCACCTCAAACACATATTCCATCACATAATAGAGTACCATCTCAATCCCAATTACCACCACAATTAAACTCACAGCAACAATTGTTAATgttaaattcatttatgCAACAATCGGGAATGCCAATAATACCATCACCAACTTCAATGTCTGAAGATGGATTAGATCAAAACAAAAGTAGAAGCATCAAAACTGCTTCAAGTACACAGATTGCTGCAAGGAGAAacgaatatataaatggtTCAGCTAGACCAAAAAGACAACGTTCTGATATTGCAGATACAAAATACCATTCAGATAATATGAACCACTCACCACTATCGTGGATAAATAACTCCAACAATTCCAACAATAACCAATTTAACCAAACATTACAAAATAACGCAAATCAACCAGTTAACGCTGCTGCCTTTACCAACCGTACAACAGACAACAATATGCCAATGGTCAATACTGTGTCACAAAACtctaatgataataatattaagatGAATTTACCATTAATTCAGAGAGCTATTCCATCACAGGGCCCTATAACTGGCGGTATTGAAATCACTTTACTTGGTTCGAACTTTAGAAACGGTTtaacaattaaatttggTGATAATGTTACGTTGTCAACACAATGCTGGAGTGATTCGACGATGGTTACATACTTACCTCCAGCTGCAACTGCAGGTCAAGTCTTCATCATTGCAGAAGATCCAAAATATCCAAACCAATTTGTAAACCAATCGAactcaaataaaaatgccGTTTTTACTTATCTCGATGATACCGATAGACAATTGATTGAACTGGCATTACAAATTGTTGGTTTGAAGATGAAT
Proteins encoded in this region:
- the SRX1 gene encoding sulfiredoxin (similar to Saccharomyces cerevisiae SRX1 (YKL086W); ancestral locus Anc_2.642) yields the protein MSIQTSNLLKVSELPLSQIRRPIQPVLDYQKIDAMVSTYKGTPQASKTCSLADAETFKDGNLPPIDVMSVREQGQTYYFAFGGCHRFQAYDRLAKESPSHDIMVRCKVMPATRKQLRLYVGTNIDDMFDQAQHQ
- the SEC11 gene encoding signal peptidase complex catalytic subunit SEC11 (similar to Saccharomyces cerevisiae SEC11 (YIR022W); ancestral locus Anc_2.648); this translates as MNLRLELTRFLNVCFILSSTFMVWKGLSVVTDSHSPIVVVISGSMEPAFQRGDVLFLWNRNELNKVGDIVVYEQNSKSIPIVHRVLREHHSQSSSNSKQLLLTKGDNNAGNDISLYADRNIYLDKQNDIVGTVKGYLPKVGYITIWISENQYAKYGLMGLIALSSLFSTE
- the PRP40 gene encoding snoRNA-splicing protein PRP40 (similar to Saccharomyces cerevisiae PRP40 (YKL012W); ancestral locus Anc_2.649) — translated: MGADSLWRTAKDSNGKVYYYNTKTGVSQWEKPGVSADIETLKQHGWGVARTKDGKLYYYNSSTGESRWEAPKFEDATTEVSRGKKEVRSEPEVKEDVKVATTRVLSKSDTRSKILHVDSKSKEDAEKDFIAMLKDNNVDATWSFRKIIAELGSTDPRYWVVDDDPLWKQDMFEKYLSNRSEDQLIKEYSEINKFKEAYVNMLKEHEEIKYYSRWKTVKKLISNEPIYKHSTVSESIKKKTFKEYIDKLLKRQTEADKQLKENALKEVREYLHNILHTDGADIAIADPLSWKKVSEQYLFENNKRYMANKHFQVLSKYEVLEEYINIINSLRNQMERKLETLQAHNNTQDRLARDRYKEMLSNVKTTKGDTIRANTTWEQVYPNICKEEEFLGMLGRNGSNAYDIFLDLVGEKKNVIYAHRLVADQILLDNGFRIPDSSSKVQDEHTTVKNYLTQDPRLKDNVDDVDMDLLIEALFKNWKEKENERKQTERRILEQKKRYFKLMLERMFKKHVNVATDKYSDLQELLKDTPEYTALEDNDTLRERLLSEHQQQLKKRMVNSQAPRVSETLGRKRTLAKSNDLDY
- the ARC19 gene encoding Arc19p (similar to Saccharomyces cerevisiae ARC19 (YKL013C); ancestral locus Anc_2.650) — its product is MSQSLRPYLNAVRYSLEAALTLRNFSSQEVERHNRPEVEVPNTSAELLLQPMHVSRNENEQVLIESSVNSVRVSIKVKQADEIEQILVHKFTRFLEQRAEAFQILRREPIQDFSISFLITNKHTETLKTDKLIDFIIEFMEEVDKEISEMKLFLNARARFVAEAYLGEFVY
- the INA22 gene encoding Ina22p (similar to Saccharomyces cerevisiae YIR024C; ancestral locus Anc_2.652), whose product is MWSVRSRNLLITVSRRAYSQTAATGPSSYKKPSRFDKSILKPALVLLIFGSILTNVSDAKKELVELDRRYSLKNDILRSLIYRASQGDTDFELDKEMVLVNKLFQRHELQSNGKGMKDKLRLSTNAYSTSDPNRKNMRSASGAGKAQRDDQDLNSLWNELLEDMNKDIDVKQALSTSVEGSSKHEDILTDKEMLQEEMKKEKHRGNNYEAKTDVHVIVENPGNLSDAVKDNKVSRFL
- the PUT3 gene encoding Put3p (similar to Saccharomyces cerevisiae PUT3 (YKL015W); ancestral locus Anc_2.654); translation: MAPPKREKVTKKSSSNVACNNCRKSHTKCLKQENSTDISGINTGAKCRYCHLRNLVCNYSDKNQKITVSLNYVNGLQQRIKFLENQLQSNKTNFNPTNLQDRNSNTGHNGIARTNGTENGTVADEDESFECNYQIRSGRLVESQYGLNYYFIGSSSMTLFNLEIQSLISKYIYADKNKDSNYPKFNQVCFSPTNPPVLINLKDVHLPNYTEAKDILQTFIDFNCDCFYFFNEGIFRKELKHVYKLVNKSNSQSNEKAYYCNGIWLVKMLLIFGIGEMYLLGNSDESNDLKNYKFFEQSISLFDKIFSLNNIDAILTSDSNGIEAMFLYCFYLQVIDSTINSYLCLGQTVRACLLLGWHVESQSNNLNPFEMEHKRRLWWTIYIFERMFSSKAGLPLNLSDNNISTVLPSNHFFENSTVNSPNNQTELNNKNNNNFKFSSATSLTNCVKIVQINGKILSKLYHKQPTSNILPILKGILNDLLQWRSSLPLCLQFDFHVHDNNFKISRKLTNIYTEYFHGINITLRPVLFHFITIRLKDEKYGMLDVKSTGKTSHGTYINLQNYSSTILSLLNSSLRASINTIRALWSLYEQNMVSLFGFMDREYLFSAAFTLNLFNATFGVNDQTMIHIEHSLIILQKMVSLGSEPAIIRKTQLLNLMAKLDFHAIAKDLIKKFNDDAPYGTDSSEEAVNTISEDPSDSLKSSFRMENANLSNKRLIKKIKKNKDSYDSFVNLNTYLTDADESQYQDSHLSDDMAIKDERKFPPNVVHLAGTDSLSRIKSFGMLPFTNIVNESLAQGKQSDLTKSETEVMTENVHQLNPPCTYNNTDLEYLLESLNKIGYDDNKMWNEISHQANWLGDEMDPTAAPGSELNFGNIEQLINK